The sequence below is a genomic window from Thermus thermamylovorans.
GCGGAAAGGGCCCTTTTGGCCACCAGGGCGTCGAAGCCGATGCCCAAGGAGGCCCCGAAGGCCTCCCCGTTCACCAGGCCCAGGTCGATGGCCTCCTCGGGGGCGAAGAGGGCCCGCTCCAGGGCCTCGGGCCAGGGAAGCCCCTTTAGGCCCAGCATGCGGGCGAAGTCGTTGCCGCTGCCAATGGGCACCACCCCCAGGACCTTCCCCGTCCCCGCCAGGCCCTGCAGCACCTCGTGCACCGTGCCGTCCCCCCCCACGGCCACCACCCGGGCCCCCTCGGGGGCCTGGGCCGCAAGCTCCGTGGCGTGGCCCGGCCCCTCGGTGAGGAAGGCCTTGGCCCCCCTTTCCCGGGCCGCCTTGAGGATGGCCCCGGAGAGCCTCCCCACCTTGCCCCGGCCCGCCGCCGGGTTCACGATGACCCACCTCTCCACCCCCGTATTCTATGAACCATGGGCCTCCTCGCCCACTTCCTCCGGGGCCCCCACCCCAAGACCGGCCTCCTCCTCACCCGGGCGGGGCCGGTGGAAAACCCGGAGCACCGCCTCTACAGCCACCCCGGCCTCCCCCTGGCGGAGGAGGGCCGGAGGGCCCTCCGGGCCCTGGCCGGGCTCGCTCGCCGCTACCCCGTGGCCCGGGTCTACGCGGCCGACAGCCTGGCGGAGGCCGAGGCCGCCCGCCTCCTGGCGGAGGCCCTGGGGGTGCCCTTCACCCTCCTGCCGGAGCTCCGGGAGCGGGCCTGGGGAGCGTGGGAGGGGCTTGCCTTCCCCGAGGTCCGGGAGGGCTATCCCCAGGAGGTGGCGGCCTGGCTCCGGGACGAGGCCGGTTTTGCCCCACCCGGGGGGGAAAGCCTAAAGGAGGCCTGGGAGCGGGGCAGGAGGGCGGTAGCGGGCTTGCTGGCCCAGCACCGGGGCCAGACCCTCCTCCTGGTGGGGAACTGCACCCTGAACCGGGCGGCCCTGAGCCTGGCCCTCCCCCTCCCCCCGGAGGAGGGCCTCCGGGTGGAGCAGGACTACGCCCGGCTCTCCGTGGTGGCCTTCTACGGGGAGGAGGGGGTGGTGCAGGCCCTGAACCTGGACCCTTGTCCCTAGGCGGGGGGAGTAAACTGGGGGCATGATCCGGCCCGTGGCCCGCCAGGACCTTCCGGGGCTCCTCGCCCTCCTCCGCTGGATGGACGAGAGCCCCCAAAGGGGGGTGCTCGCCCCCGAGGCCCGGGACCTTTTGGGCCTGGCGGAGGAGCTGGAGGACGGCTTGGTCCTCCTCAGGGACGGCGAGGTGGCGGGGTACGTGGGCCTCTACCCCTTCTGGGACGGGGGGGCTCTGGAGGGGCCCCTGGCCTACCGGGAGGCGGACCTGGGCGCCCTCCTGAAGGCGGCGGAGGAGCGGGCTGAGGAGCTCAGGGTGGAGCGCCTCTACGCCTTCCCCCGGGAGGAGAACCGTTCCCTGCGTCAGGCCCTGGAGGAGGCCGACTACGGCCTTTTGCACCTCACCTACTTCTTCGTCAAGAACCCCGCGGGCCTCGAGTGCCCGCCCCCCGAGGGGGTGGCGATCCGCCGGGGCTTCCCCGGCCCCGGGGCCTACCGGGAGCTTTACCGGGAAAGCGAGGAGGGCTGGGCCCTCCGCCTCCGGTGGACGGACGAGGAGCTTCTGGAGCACTTCCAGGACCCCCACGTCCACCTCCTGGTGGCCTACCAGGGGGAGGTCCCCGTGGGCCTGGCCGAGGTGGAGGTGGAGGCGGGGGAGGCCAGCGTGGCCTACATCGGGGTGGTCCCCGGGGCCCGGGGCCGGGGCATCGGCCGGGCCTTGCTCTCGGAGGCCGCCCGCCTCGCCGGGGAAAAGGGAGCCGGGCTCCTCCGGGTCCGGGCCCACGACCACGAGCGGGGGGCCCTGGAGCTCTACCGGAGCTTGGGCTTCAGCCTCGAGGAGGCGGTGGCCACCTACGCCAAGGAGCTCAGGGCCAGGCGGTAGGTCTCCGCGTGGGCGGCCACCGTGAGGTGGGGGTCGCGGTTGTACCCCCCGCCCATGACCACCACCAGGGGCACCCCGAGGGCCTTCACGAAGCGGAAGACCCGCAGGTCCCTGCGCCTCACCCCCACGAGGCTCAGGGCCAGGCGGCCGAAGCGGTCCCCCTGGAGGACGTCCACCCCGGCGTTGTAGAAGACGAACTCCGGCCGGAAGGCCGCGGCCCATTCCAGAGCCCCCTCCAGGGCCAGGAGGTAAGCCTCGTCCCCGGTGCCGTCCGGCAGGC
It includes:
- a CDS encoding histidine phosphatase family protein codes for the protein MGLLAHFLRGPHPKTGLLLTRAGPVENPEHRLYSHPGLPLAEEGRRALRALAGLARRYPVARVYAADSLAEAEAARLLAEALGVPFTLLPELRERAWGAWEGLAFPEVREGYPQEVAAWLRDEAGFAPPGGESLKEAWERGRRAVAGLLAQHRGQTLLLVGNCTLNRAALSLALPLPPEEGLRVEQDYARLSVVAFYGEEGVVQALNLDPCP
- a CDS encoding GNAT family N-acetyltransferase, translating into MIRPVARQDLPGLLALLRWMDESPQRGVLAPEARDLLGLAEELEDGLVLLRDGEVAGYVGLYPFWDGGALEGPLAYREADLGALLKAAEERAEELRVERLYAFPREENRSLRQALEEADYGLLHLTYFFVKNPAGLECPPPEGVAIRRGFPGPGAYRELYRESEEGWALRLRWTDEELLEHFQDPHVHLLVAYQGEVPVGLAEVEVEAGEASVAYIGVVPGARGRGIGRALLSEAARLAGEKGAGLLRVRAHDHERGALELYRSLGFSLEEAVATYAKELRARR